The DNA sequence CATGGGCAATCCTTATCTTTAAGCTGTGCATAGGATGccaaaatcaaaagaagacaTCCAAAAAACTTAAATTAAACCTTCTAGTCTTTGTCAAGTTTCTAAACATTTGTAATTTAATCAGACATGAAAAGAAGATATATActggctctttttttttttttttatcatggaCGAGGACATTGTGCAATTCAACTATATTAGTTatataagtgttttttttttttgtaccgATAATATATAATCAGATTATCTAATTATTATGTatgaagatttttaaaaaatatttaatattaaatcggataatttgtttttattgtaattatttttttatttttaaaattaacactCTTATGATTCATGATTTATGAATCTAAAAAACACTATTTTTAtcccaatataaaaaataatttgcgtTCAACCTCCTAACAAAAGACGCGCATAAAAGAGCAACGTAGGCCACCATAtgctaaaataaaatgaaaaaacaaaaagagctTTATGTTTAAATAATGGCCTAAAAAACTAGCTTTACAAGTCATACACTCCATAATTGACATATATTAAAGTTGTTGAACTGCAAGTGCCATTAGTCTAACCCAAAGTTAACCATAAAATAAACCCCATGTTGATCTCAAAAGAGGACTAGATGCTTCGAGAATAGAGTTGAAAAAACAATAGAGTAATTCTAATTCACGTCCAAATGTCACGCCATAATTCATTTTAAAGAGGGTAAGTCATCAACTCTATCAGAGgtaaccattgaaaaatacaataTACGTGTTGAAAATTATATAGTTGTTATTATCACCACGCAATTAATGAATGCACTAGAGAACTCAATTGGTTTGAATAATTGTTAAAACTTAATTAAGAAGGGTTGATTAAAGTAATAAATAAGATACAAACAAACTCATATCCCATAAagaatataatcaaaataaatatgatAACACAAAAATACAGTGATATTTACTAAGTGTGATTAACAATAATCACTCTCTCTCACTCAATCAAAAACTGTAGCCAGCAATGAATGGAAAGCTAACTTTATTGTAAAATGCTCTAactgccaaaaaaaaaaagaactgaaTCTATGAAACACGATGAGAGAACGAAAACAATCAGAATTCGGAACTATAACGATAACATCAATCTCTGTTCTTCATCAtctctaacagaaaaatgctgCAGCAACTAGTGAGATCAGAGTGGCAGAGAACCCGACAGCTTTGAGAGACGAAGCACCGGAGTCCTTTGGTGGTGGGCTAGTGCTACCACCGGAACTACCTGCcggagagggagaagaaggatTGGAAGGTGAAGAACCCGGAGAAGGTGTCTCGGAGccggagggggaaggggaaggagaAGAGGGGGTGCTGCCCGTGCCACCGGTAACGTTGATGGCAAGCTTCTGACCAGCGGCACAATGGCCGGAAAATCCACAGATGAAGTAGTGTTCACCGGTCTTGTTAAGGGTGACTCTGACCGGTGAAGCGTTGTAGGTTGCGATCGGAGAACTCGTACTGCATGCATCGTAGTTGTTCTTTGTTACCTCCTCCACGTTGTGTTGGTTCTTTGCGAAGTTGAACACTGTAATAAACATTCAAACAGTTACTAAAATATTACAAGTAatctttaataataaaaattcagattcaattaattttatatgaatttaatagtttaaaattaattaaataatttaattaatttttatttaataaatttttaattatcaattttacctTAAATCCACTGAATCTaagtttttatctttaatttaattCTCATGGAATAATTATGGATTATCAAATTCACCCGaaatttccaaaaaataaaaaatcatacctAGAATGTCTCCAACTTTGAAGGTCTTGCCGGAAGCCCAAGAAGTGTAGAAAGAAGCGCCGCCGCTAGTAGGAATGATCCATCCTGAGCTGCCTCCAACGGTGTAAGTCACCGGAGCGGAAGCTGGAGCGGAAGCCGGAGTGGGGGCAGGGGAGCTTGATTTTGGGGCAGGGGTAGGGCTAGCCGCCTTGGGTGAAGAGCTAGGCTGAGGAGCAGGGGAAGGAGAAGAAGCCTTGGTGACGTTAACTGCGAGCTTCTGACCGGCGGCGCAGTGACCAGTAAAGGCGCATATGAAGTAATGCTCGCCAGTCTGGTTGAGCGTGATGGTGGCTGGGCTGGTTGTTACGGTGGTAATGGCATTTGTACCGTTGCATGCATCGTATGCTgattttgtcacctttgcaaCGTCGTGTTGACCGTTGGCGAAATTGAACACTGCAATCAACAAAAATGAATTCATGTCAATAAGCATGATGCACACCATTGAaacggtatatatatatatatataaatagttatGTTTTGTACCAAGGGTGTCTCCTTGCTTGAAGGTTTGTTTAGAAGCCCAACTGGTGTAGGTGGAGGCGCCGCCGGAGGGGATGGTCCATCCAGTGGAGTCTCCGACCACGTGACTTGTAGCTGCTGAGCCATGGAGAAGCGTGGCTACTATTGCTACCACCAACACCAAGTTCCTTGCCATGCCTAATATATGTGTTCTTAGTTTCAGATCGCCCCTGCTCTTCTATAATTGCTTTCTACTTTCTagcactcttcttttctttggtTAAGTTTTGTGTTTGTatttatagagaaaacagaagaagagttttgatagctatcttaattttattaatgttatgaatatgaatattgGGCGGTGTGTTGGAAATTAGTAAAGTGATTTGGTCAACAGAATTGTTGTTATGGTTATTGTTAAAGCTTAGTTGAAGGGTGCCGAGATTTGTGACTTAGGCGCGTAAAGACGAGAGACTAAGGCTAGTTCAGTTCACCAAACCATTATTGACTTTTATGCTTCTAACGCTGTTAACATGGACTCAATCTCAATGCTTTTGGGAATTGGGACCCACCAAATGGAGAAGCTGCCAGGAAAATTCCAACTTCCCTTGATTCATGAACCTTCAAAGTTCAAACTTAACACAACGCCATGCTGACGATTATGCTGTAATTTCATTCTATTTGTTTGTAACATAACCAACCTTCTTCAGCATTTACAATTGCTATTACCGTTGAAAACAGCTAGAAATAGAAAGATGAGAGAGTATACTCAAATAATTATCAAATTGCTCCACAGAATTTAAGAGATTATTTTCACAAATCAAAATTATTCTTACTTTATTTAACCTTATATTAAGGTGACATAAAATTGTACCTATACAATTAGTAATtcctcaaattattttcaaacaagaacaattttgacttgtgaacataatttttaAGAATCTATCAaacttttttctaattttttaagtataaatgaccaatttttattcttttatatatatttttatttatttattattttcttttatgtaaatttaaatatatatttcggATACGTTTATTTTTAAGCTAAAAAAACTATAATTCGATGGTATCTATCAATTGTTGTTTAACTTTTGTCTAACTTACTTTTTGCAgtaagttttgaatttttaaaaataatttatttttatcttttttaaattaaatattaatttttaattttttttaataaataaacacCACTTTTTAAATACCATAGCATTCACCTAAAAGGAAATggctaaattaaagtaaaatttttgtGACAAGCACGTTTTGATACAAATGTGCAATTTTGGGTGGTGAGTTGTGACTATCCAATTACAAGAATTGGATTTCATCATAGAATAAGCTGCTCAAACTTTAAAATGAtactttgtttattatttttgagTCACAAGTTCCTGCTTGAAGAAGTCTAAGAACTTTTATTTATTCGTGAGTTTCCTGGGTCAGAACTTCCCTTGAAGTTTCATTATTAGCACTATAATGATCACTTCTTTATTGTCCCAtattcttttacttttctttctaTATGAATTGAAGATTGGGGCATAGCACTTCTAGAATtggtcataataataataataataataatgtattatAATTGCTATTTTCATGGCAAAGGAAAGCTAAGTTGACTTGACACCGATGATACAATTGACTTGCCAAGAGGTAATGTGTTTTCATCATTAGTTAACTAATTAATCTGGAATTATAAATGTGTTCAGTTCAAACTTCAAAATAATGGTGATGATGCAGCAATAttcaattgaataaaaaaatactaaacctGTTGTGTTTTCACATGTTATGACCTGATCTAAAGCGACCAAGTTTGTCAAAAATGGCAGCTTCACTTCTAATTAAGAAGCTATAGACTCTACATTATGACATATTATTATATCTTAATTTAACATCATAAATTTGTATCTCTCTTATTTTGAATTCTCTTGCTTTCTACAAGAGAAAAATTGGAATCATTCATAGCAGAAATCCATTCTTGTTGGCATGGTATTAAAGTTTCTTAAACACAAGCTAAGGTCTTTAGTTTGTAAAATGCTCAAAGTCAAAAATACTGAAATCCATAGTTGTATAAA is a window from the Arachis hypogaea cultivar Tifrunner chromosome 1, arahy.Tifrunner.gnm2.J5K5, whole genome shotgun sequence genome containing:
- the LOC112701890 gene encoding blue copper protein; translated protein: MARNLVLVVAIVATLLHGSAATSHVVGDSTGWTIPSGGASTYTSWASKQTFKQGDTLVFNFANGQHDVAKVTKSAYDACNGTNAITTVTTSPATITLNQTGEHYFICAFTGHCAAGQKLAVNVTKASSPSPAPQPSSSPKAASPTPAPKSSSPAPTPASAPASAPVTYTVGGSSGWIIPTSGGASFYTSWASGKTFKVGDILVFNFAKNQHNVEEVTKNNYDACSTSSPIATYNASPVRVTLNKTGEHYFICGFSGHCAAGQKLAINVTGGTGSTPSSPSPSPSGSETPSPGSSPSNPSSPSPAGSSGGSTSPPPKDSGASSLKAVGFSATLISLVAAAFFC